A single region of the Lycium barbarum isolate Lr01 chromosome 2, ASM1917538v2, whole genome shotgun sequence genome encodes:
- the LOC132629332 gene encoding uncharacterized protein LOC132629332 produces the protein MVWQLLAGLTSEYSPVKKLISTRRPLLTFEDACSMVSMQERKFLQDHHEEQNTTDPRVVGEEESSAFTTLEKVVTVVGAVSTVVTAVTALGALPTVAGAVGAVGASRIL, from the exons ATGGTGTGGCAACTTCTTGCTGGTTTGACAAGTGAATATTCGCCCGTCAAGAAATTAATATCAACAAGGCGCCCTCTCCTCACTTTTGAAGATGCTTGTTCCATGGTGTCCATGCAGGAACGCAAATTTTTGCAG GATCATCACGAGGAGCAAAATACAACTGATCCTCGTGTTGTTGGTGAAGAGGAGTCTTCTGCTTTTACTACCCTAGAGAAGGTGGTTACTGTAGTGGGTGCAGTGAGTACTGTAGTTACTGCAGTTACTGCACTGGGTGCATTACCTACTGTAGCTGGTGCAGTTGGTGCAGTGGGTGCATCAAGGATATTGTAG